From Equus quagga isolate Etosha38 chromosome 3, UCLA_HA_Equagga_1.0, whole genome shotgun sequence, one genomic window encodes:
- the HNRNPD gene encoding heterogeneous nuclear ribonucleoprotein D0 isoform X3 yields MSEEQFGGDGAAAAATAAVGGSAGEQEGAMVAAAQGAAAAAGSGAGTGGGTAAGGTEGGSAESEGAKIDASKNEEDEGKMFIGGLSWDTTKKDLKDYFSKFGEVVDCTLKLDPITGRSRGFGFVLFKESESVDKVMDQKEHKLNGKVIDPKRAKAMKTKEPVKKIFVGGLSPDTPEEKIREYFGGFGEVESIELPMDNKTNKRRGFCFITFKEEEPVKKIMEKKYHNVGLSKCEIKVAMSKEQYQQQQQWGSRGGFAGRARGRGGDQQSGYGKVSRRGGHQNSYKPY; encoded by the exons ATGTCGGAGGAGCAGTTCGGCGGGgacggggcggcggcggcggcaacGGCGGCGGTAGGCGGCTCGGCGGGCGAGCAGGAGGGAGCCATGGTGGCGGCGGCGCAgggggcagcggcggcggcgggaagCGGAGCCGGGACCGGGGGCGGAACCGCGGCCGGAGGCACCGAAGGGGGCAGCGCCGAGTCGGAGGGGGCGAAGATCGACGCCAGTAAGAACGAGGAGGATGAAGG GAAAATGTTTATAGGAGGCCTTAGCTGGGACACTACAAAGAAAGATCTGAAGGACTACTTCTCCAAATTTGGTGAAGTTGTAGACTGCACTCTGAAGTTAGATCCTATCACAGGGCGATCAAGGGGTTTTGGCTTTGTGCTATTTAAAGAGTCGGAGAGTGTAGATAAG GTCATGGATCAGAAAGAACATAAATTGAATGGGAAGGTGATTGATCCTAAAAGGGCCAAAGCCATGAAAACAAAAGAgcctgttaaaaaaatttttgttggtGGCCTTTCTCCAGATACACCTGAAGAGAAAATAAGGGAGTACTTTGGTGGTTTTGGTGAG GTGGAATCCATAGAGCTCCCCATGGACAACAAGACCAATAAGAGGCGTGGATTCTGCTTTATTACTTTTAAGGAAGAGGAACCAGTGAAGAagataatggaaaagaaataccACAATGTTGGTCTTAGTAAA tgtgAAATAAAAGTAGCCATGTCGAAGGAACAGTATCAGCAGCAGCAACAGTGGGGATCTAGAGGAGGATTTGCAGGAAGAGCTCGTGGAAGAGGTGGTG accaGCAGAGTGGTTATGGGAAAGTATCCAGGCGAGGTGGTCATCAAAATAGCTACAAACCATACTAA
- the HNRNPD gene encoding heterogeneous nuclear ribonucleoprotein D0 isoform X1 has product MSEEQFGGDGAAAAATAAVGGSAGEQEGAMVAAAQGAAAAAGSGAGTGGGTAAGGTEGGSAESEGAKIDASKNEEDEGHSNSSPRHSEAATAQREEWKMFIGGLSWDTTKKDLKDYFSKFGEVVDCTLKLDPITGRSRGFGFVLFKESESVDKVMDQKEHKLNGKVIDPKRAKAMKTKEPVKKIFVGGLSPDTPEEKIREYFGGFGEVESIELPMDNKTNKRRGFCFITFKEEEPVKKIMEKKYHNVGLSKCEIKVAMSKEQYQQQQQWGSRGGFAGRARGRGGGPSQNWNQGYSNYWNQGYGNYGYNSQGYGGYGGYDYTGYNNYYGYGDYSNQQSGYGKVSRRGGHQNSYKPY; this is encoded by the exons ATGTCGGAGGAGCAGTTCGGCGGGgacggggcggcggcggcggcaacGGCGGCGGTAGGCGGCTCGGCGGGCGAGCAGGAGGGAGCCATGGTGGCGGCGGCGCAgggggcagcggcggcggcgggaagCGGAGCCGGGACCGGGGGCGGAACCGCGGCCGGAGGCACCGAAGGGGGCAGCGCCGAGTCGGAGGGGGCGAAGATCGACGCCAGTAAGAACGAGGAGGATGAAGG CCATTCAAACTCCTCCCCACGACACTCTGAAGCAGCGACGGCACAGCGGGAAGAATg GAAAATGTTTATAGGAGGCCTTAGCTGGGACACTACAAAGAAAGATCTGAAGGACTACTTCTCCAAATTTGGTGAAGTTGTAGACTGCACTCTGAAGTTAGATCCTATCACAGGGCGATCAAGGGGTTTTGGCTTTGTGCTATTTAAAGAGTCGGAGAGTGTAGATAAG GTCATGGATCAGAAAGAACATAAATTGAATGGGAAGGTGATTGATCCTAAAAGGGCCAAAGCCATGAAAACAAAAGAgcctgttaaaaaaatttttgttggtGGCCTTTCTCCAGATACACCTGAAGAGAAAATAAGGGAGTACTTTGGTGGTTTTGGTGAG GTGGAATCCATAGAGCTCCCCATGGACAACAAGACCAATAAGAGGCGTGGATTCTGCTTTATTACTTTTAAGGAAGAGGAACCAGTGAAGAagataatggaaaagaaataccACAATGTTGGTCTTAGTAAA tgtgAAATAAAAGTAGCCATGTCGAAGGAACAGTATCAGCAGCAGCAACAGTGGGGATCTAGAGGAGGATTTGCAGGAAGAGCTCGTGGAAGAGGTGGTG GCCCCAGTCAAAACTGGAACCAGGGATATAGTAACTATTGGAATCAAGGCTATGGCAACTATGGATATAACAGCCAAGGTTACGGTGGTTATGGAGGATATGACTACACTGGTTACAACAACTACTATGGATATGGTGATTATAGCA accaGCAGAGTGGTTATGGGAAAGTATCCAGGCGAGGTGGTCATCAAAATAGCTACAAACCATACTAA
- the HNRNPD gene encoding heterogeneous nuclear ribonucleoprotein D0 isoform X2, whose protein sequence is MSEEQFGGDGAAAAATAAVGGSAGEQEGAMVAAAQGAAAAAGSGAGTGGGTAAGGTEGGSAESEGAKIDASKNEEDEGKMFIGGLSWDTTKKDLKDYFSKFGEVVDCTLKLDPITGRSRGFGFVLFKESESVDKVMDQKEHKLNGKVIDPKRAKAMKTKEPVKKIFVGGLSPDTPEEKIREYFGGFGEVESIELPMDNKTNKRRGFCFITFKEEEPVKKIMEKKYHNVGLSKCEIKVAMSKEQYQQQQQWGSRGGFAGRARGRGGGPSQNWNQGYSNYWNQGYGNYGYNSQGYGGYGGYDYTGYNNYYGYGDYSNQQSGYGKVSRRGGHQNSYKPY, encoded by the exons ATGTCGGAGGAGCAGTTCGGCGGGgacggggcggcggcggcggcaacGGCGGCGGTAGGCGGCTCGGCGGGCGAGCAGGAGGGAGCCATGGTGGCGGCGGCGCAgggggcagcggcggcggcgggaagCGGAGCCGGGACCGGGGGCGGAACCGCGGCCGGAGGCACCGAAGGGGGCAGCGCCGAGTCGGAGGGGGCGAAGATCGACGCCAGTAAGAACGAGGAGGATGAAGG GAAAATGTTTATAGGAGGCCTTAGCTGGGACACTACAAAGAAAGATCTGAAGGACTACTTCTCCAAATTTGGTGAAGTTGTAGACTGCACTCTGAAGTTAGATCCTATCACAGGGCGATCAAGGGGTTTTGGCTTTGTGCTATTTAAAGAGTCGGAGAGTGTAGATAAG GTCATGGATCAGAAAGAACATAAATTGAATGGGAAGGTGATTGATCCTAAAAGGGCCAAAGCCATGAAAACAAAAGAgcctgttaaaaaaatttttgttggtGGCCTTTCTCCAGATACACCTGAAGAGAAAATAAGGGAGTACTTTGGTGGTTTTGGTGAG GTGGAATCCATAGAGCTCCCCATGGACAACAAGACCAATAAGAGGCGTGGATTCTGCTTTATTACTTTTAAGGAAGAGGAACCAGTGAAGAagataatggaaaagaaataccACAATGTTGGTCTTAGTAAA tgtgAAATAAAAGTAGCCATGTCGAAGGAACAGTATCAGCAGCAGCAACAGTGGGGATCTAGAGGAGGATTTGCAGGAAGAGCTCGTGGAAGAGGTGGTG GCCCCAGTCAAAACTGGAACCAGGGATATAGTAACTATTGGAATCAAGGCTATGGCAACTATGGATATAACAGCCAAGGTTACGGTGGTTATGGAGGATATGACTACACTGGTTACAACAACTACTATGGATATGGTGATTATAGCA accaGCAGAGTGGTTATGGGAAAGTATCCAGGCGAGGTGGTCATCAAAATAGCTACAAACCATACTAA